In the genome of Longimicrobiales bacterium, one region contains:
- the ftsY gene encoding signal recognition particle-docking protein FtsY — protein sequence MTRLFKKKLERKKGIWKRVVDLALTDVRVAAGGIDNDSLESLEERLIAADFGVPATLRLVDRAEEALRRGKARGSSGVNATLREEIAAIVDGGEDAHLRAAESGPTVYLMVGVNGVGKTTSVAKLANHLVRDGRSVMVAAADTFRAGAVEQLAMWAERIGADFLRGQHGGDPAAVVYDALEAAEARGTDVLLIDTAGRLHTNQGLMKELEKIDRVVRRRIEGAPHETLMVLDATVGQNAVRQLEAFRKCVDVSGIVLAKMDSSARGGIVVALKQEFGVPVKLVGTGEALEDLHSFDPDAFVEGVFGT from the coding sequence GTGACCCGGCTCTTTAAGAAGAAGCTCGAGCGCAAGAAGGGCATCTGGAAGCGCGTCGTGGATTTAGCCCTCACAGATGTGCGGGTGGCAGCGGGTGGAATCGACAACGACTCCCTTGAGAGTTTGGAAGAGCGGCTCATTGCGGCCGATTTTGGTGTTCCGGCGACGCTGCGGCTCGTCGACCGCGCGGAAGAAGCCCTCCGTCGAGGGAAGGCACGTGGCTCCTCGGGCGTGAACGCCACGCTTCGCGAAGAGATCGCGGCCATTGTGGACGGCGGTGAAGACGCCCACCTAAGAGCGGCGGAGAGCGGCCCTACGGTCTACCTCATGGTCGGGGTGAACGGAGTCGGCAAGACGACCTCGGTGGCCAAGCTGGCCAACCATCTGGTGCGAGACGGCCGCTCGGTCATGGTTGCTGCAGCGGATACCTTCCGCGCCGGTGCCGTCGAACAATTGGCTATGTGGGCTGAGCGCATTGGAGCAGACTTCCTGAGGGGTCAGCACGGTGGCGACCCCGCGGCAGTTGTTTACGATGCCCTGGAAGCGGCCGAAGCTCGCGGAACGGACGTTCTCTTGATCGACACGGCGGGCCGGCTCCACACGAATCAGGGGTTGATGAAGGAGCTCGAGAAGATCGACCGCGTCGTGCGCCGTCGGATCGAAGGTGCGCCGCACGAGACACTCATGGTGCTCGACGCGACCGTTGGGCAAAACGCGGTGCGGCAGCTCGAGGCGTTCAGAAAATGCGTGGATGTGAGTGGGATCGTGCTTGCGAAGATGGATTCGTCCGCTCGCGGAGGGATCGTGGTCGCTCTGAAGCAGGAGTTCGGAGTACCGGTCAAGCTCGTGGGGACCGGAGAAGCGTTGGAGGATCTGCACAGCTTCGATCCGGATGCCTTCGTGGAGGGAGTTTTCGGCACATGA